One region of Alosa sapidissima isolate fAloSap1 chromosome 1, fAloSap1.pri, whole genome shotgun sequence genomic DNA includes:
- the fgfbp1b gene encoding fibroblast growth factor-binding protein 1, with protein sequence MPAFRNLVLLFLLACIAQHVSEAGSDKGREKKGKTDGVDSSSGSRTPRGNDNVPKGKFTTKDKAQCTWKAEGTDTYIMTITCKKGKKSSECTYTARPDTCPGYSGNTKGYWKQIARDLKKQKKLCQDPGALIKAGMCKRAPQDAHFKLEDATPNVDLTKVVEQRKPVDGKEQVSTSTKRTTTVSAPVGAKDTSCTERVDHKKLAEEKCGSWASLCNFLFTIVQSGDC encoded by the coding sequence ATGCCTGCCTTCAGAAACCTCGTGCTGCTGTTTCTACTTGCATGCATAGCGCAGCATGTCTCCGAAGCAGGGAGTGACAAGGGTCGCGAGAAGAAGGGTAAAACAGACGGGGTTGACAGTAGCAGCGGTTCAAGAACTCCAAGAGGTAACGACAACGTGCCCAAGGGGAAGTTTACTACCAAGGACAAGGCGCAGTGCACGTGGAAGGCAGAGGGCACGGACACTTACATTATGACCATCACTTGCAAGAAAGGCAAAAAAAGTAGCGAGTGCACTTATACCGCTAGACCTGACACTTGTCCAGGTTATTCTGGCAATACCAAAGGATACTGGAAACAAATTGCACGTGATCTTAAGAAGCAAAAGAAACTGTGCCAAGATCCTGGCGCTCTTATCAAGGCTGGTATGTGTAAGCGCGCGCCACAGGACGCACACTTCAAGCTCGAAGACGCAACACCAAACGTGGACTTGACAAAAGTCGTGGAACAGAGAAAGCCAGTCGATGGTAAGGAACAGGTGTCGACGTCTACAAAGAGGACAACCACAGTCTCTGCGCCAGTAGGAGCAAAGGATACGTCCTGCACAGAGCGTGTCGATCATAAGAAGCTAGCCGAGGAAAAATGCGGGAGCTGGGCTAGTCTCTGTAACTTCCTCTTTACCATTGTACAAAGTGGGGACTGCTAG